In one window of Desulfonatronospira thiodismutans ASO3-1 DNA:
- the pheS gene encoding phenylalanine--tRNA ligase subunit alpha, giving the protein MNAVQEINSSLKSLIQEFKHVLDQASSLQDLEEARVAFLGRKGRLARIMSRLPELDPADRPEAGRTANEVKTELGRILESRKAELEKQAASEGDKTFDPTLPGRTPDMGSVHPVTRVIQDISDIFTGLGFEIVTGPEVETDFYNFEALNLPPGHPARDMQDTLYISESLVLRTHTSPLQIRTMEKRRPPLAAIAPGKVYRRDSDLTHTPMFHQIEGFLVDTHVSMADLRGTLTAFAQQIFDSEVKVRFRPSFFPFTEPSAEVDISCVMCQGRGRNEDGTTCRVCKETGWVEVLGCGMIDPEVFLQVGYDPEMYTGFAFGLGVERVAMLKYGINDLRMFFENDIKFLNQFA; this is encoded by the coding sequence ATGAATGCCGTCCAGGAAATCAATTCCAGCCTGAAAAGCCTGATCCAGGAATTTAAGCATGTTCTGGATCAGGCTTCTTCTTTGCAGGACCTTGAAGAGGCCAGGGTGGCTTTCCTTGGACGCAAGGGCAGGCTGGCCCGGATCATGTCCAGGCTTCCGGAGCTGGACCCTGCAGACAGGCCCGAAGCCGGCAGGACAGCCAACGAGGTCAAGACCGAGCTGGGCAGAATCCTGGAAAGCAGAAAAGCAGAGCTGGAAAAGCAGGCCGCTTCTGAGGGAGATAAAACCTTTGACCCCACCCTGCCGGGTCGCACCCCGGATATGGGGTCTGTGCATCCAGTGACCCGGGTGATCCAGGATATAAGCGATATTTTTACAGGCCTTGGTTTTGAAATCGTCACCGGACCGGAAGTGGAGACGGATTTCTACAATTTCGAGGCCTTAAATCTCCCCCCGGGACATCCGGCCCGGGACATGCAGGATACTCTGTACATTTCCGAGTCCTTAGTGCTGCGCACCCATACCTCCCCGCTTCAGATCAGGACCATGGAGAAAAGGCGTCCCCCCCTGGCGGCCATTGCCCCGGGCAAGGTCTACCGCAGGGACTCAGATCTGACCCATACCCCTATGTTTCACCAGATTGAAGGCTTCCTGGTGGATACCCATGTCAGCATGGCTGACCTGCGAGGCACTTTGACCGCTTTTGCCCAGCAGATTTTTGACTCCGAGGTCAAGGTGCGTTTCAGGCCCAGTTTCTTCCCCTTTACCGAGCCCAGTGCAGAAGTGGACATCAGCTGCGTCATGTGCCAGGGGCGCGGCAGAAATGAAGACGGCACAACCTGCAGGGTGTGCAAGGAAACCGGGTGGGTGGAAGTGCTGGGATGCGGCATGATCGACCCCGAGGTGTTTCTGCAGGTGGGATATGATCCGGAAATGTATACCGGATTTGCTTTCGGCCTGGGTGTGGAAAGGGTGGCCATGCTCAAGTACGGGATCAATGACCTGCGCATGTTTTTTGAAAACGACATCAAGTTTTTGAACCAGTTCGCCTGA
- the rplT gene encoding 50S ribosomal protein L20 has product MRVKRGKTANKRHKKYLKMAKGYRGSRSRLFYTAKETVERALCYAYRDRRQKKRDFRKLWIIRINAAAREHGMSYSRFMSGLSKAGVELNRKVLADMAVHEKAAFARLAEMARTGAN; this is encoded by the coding sequence ATGCGGGTCAAGAGAGGCAAGACCGCCAACAAGCGGCATAAGAAATACTTGAAGATGGCCAAGGGCTACCGTGGCTCCAGAAGCAGGCTGTTTTATACTGCCAAGGAAACTGTGGAAAGGGCCCTTTGCTATGCATACCGGGACCGCAGGCAGAAAAAGCGCGATTTCCGCAAACTGTGGATAATCCGCATCAATGCCGCAGCCCGGGAGCACGGCATGTCCTACAGCCGTTTCATGAGCGGGCTGAGCAAGGCCGGCGTGGAACTGAACCGCAAGGTTCTGGCTGACATGGCTGTACATGAAAAGGCCGCTTTTGCCCGGCTGGCGGAGATGGCCAGGACCGGGGCCAACTGA
- the rpmI gene encoding 50S ribosomal protein L35: protein MPKIKTRRCAAKRFSITGSGKVKRRQQNKRHILTKKNAKRKRRLGKPAIVDKANMSSVKRMLPHAF, encoded by the coding sequence ATGCCTAAAATAAAGACCAGGCGCTGCGCCGCCAAGCGTTTTTCCATAACCGGAAGCGGCAAGGTCAAAAGACGGCAGCAGAACAAGCGGCACATTCTGACCAAGAAAAATGCCAAAAGAAAGCGCAGGCTGGGCAAGCCGGCTATCGTGGACAAGGCCAACATGTCCTCTGTTAAAAGGATGTTGCCCCACGCTTTCTAG
- the infC gene encoding translation initiation factor IF-3 — MARKVRVINGEGEQLGIMDTGQALDMAQSSGFDLVEVAPNADPPVCRIMDFGKYQYQQQKKKQEAKKKQSRVQVKEIKVRPKTDVNDLNTKVRHIRKFIEEGDRVKVSVFFRGREMAHKDRGADILNKVVEQTSDVARVEQEPRYEGRTMHLLLSPVGPKKA, encoded by the coding sequence ATGGCGAGGAAGGTACGTGTAATCAATGGCGAAGGCGAGCAGCTGGGCATTATGGACACCGGCCAGGCCCTGGACATGGCTCAGAGTTCGGGCTTTGATCTCGTGGAAGTGGCCCCCAACGCTGATCCCCCTGTATGCCGGATTATGGATTTCGGCAAATACCAGTATCAGCAGCAGAAGAAAAAGCAGGAAGCCAAGAAAAAGCAGTCCAGAGTCCAGGTCAAGGAAATCAAGGTTCGTCCCAAAACCGACGTAAACGACCTGAACACCAAGGTCCGCCATATCCGCAAATTTATTGAAGAAGGAGACAGGGTTAAAGTCTCGGTTTTTTTCAGGGGCCGGGAGATGGCTCACAAGGACCGCGGAGCAGATATTTTAAACAAGGTGGTGGAGCAGACCTCGGACGTGGCCAGGGTGGAACAGGAACCCCGCTATGAAGGCAGGACCATGCACCTGCTTCTTTCCCCGGTGGGACCCAAAAAGGCCTGA
- the thrS gene encoding threonine--tRNA ligase: protein MVKVSGAPEEIQLSTGATCREILSKALSGKKFKEAVACRCEDRLYDLGSEVDEQCGVLEPVSLSSPEGLKVLRHSAAHIMAEAVKTIFPSARVTIGPDIEHGFYYDFDYERPFTPEDLEKIEAEMARSIAQDQPFERVVMSREEAKKVFLDMNETYKLEILDELEEDEVSLYRHGDFIDLCRGPHVPSTGYVKSFKLTSVAGAYWRGDEKRPMLQRIYGTAFASDKELKKHLTRLEEARKRDHRKLGAQLDLFSFSEEAGPGMPIFHPKGALIRTILEDFERKEHLRRGYQIVQGPQILRRELWEKSGHYDNYRENMYFTHIDEQVYGVKPMNCLSHMLIYKSKLRSYRDLPLRYFELGRVHRHEKSGVLHGLLRVREFTQDDAHILCRPDQLQDEITGVVNFVRDVMGLFGFEYVVEVSTRPEKHIGSSEAWEKSTRALTSALDALDMPYEINPGDGAFYGPKIDIKLKDALDRKWQCATVQCDFTLPERFDLTYTGEDGRKYRPVMLHRVVLGAIERFLGVLIEHYGGAFPTWLAPVQARIMNITDAQAGYVHDCADRFRQMGIRVEVDDRNEKLGYKVREAQMEKIPYVLVAGDQEVQESGLNVRLRGGKNLGLMSIQEVADQIFQDMDEPFKKGGLSYRYLY from the coding sequence ATGGTTAAAGTGTCCGGAGCCCCGGAAGAGATCCAGTTGAGCACCGGGGCGACCTGCCGGGAAATCCTGTCCAAGGCCCTGTCCGGGAAAAAATTTAAAGAAGCGGTGGCCTGCCGCTGTGAAGACCGCCTGTACGACCTGGGTTCGGAGGTTGATGAGCAGTGCGGGGTGCTTGAGCCGGTTTCCCTTTCCAGCCCGGAAGGACTCAAGGTGCTCAGGCACAGTGCGGCCCATATCATGGCCGAGGCGGTGAAGACCATTTTTCCGTCGGCCAGGGTGACCATCGGCCCGGACATTGAGCATGGCTTCTATTACGATTTCGATTATGAACGTCCCTTCACCCCGGAAGACCTGGAGAAGATAGAGGCCGAAATGGCCCGGAGCATCGCCCAGGATCAGCCTTTTGAAAGGGTGGTCATGTCCAGGGAAGAAGCCAAAAAGGTCTTTCTGGATATGAACGAGACCTACAAGCTGGAGATCCTGGACGAACTGGAAGAAGATGAGGTGTCTTTATACAGGCACGGTGATTTTATCGACCTCTGTCGCGGTCCGCATGTGCCGAGCACAGGTTATGTAAAGTCCTTCAAACTCACCTCTGTGGCCGGGGCATACTGGCGCGGGGATGAAAAACGTCCCATGCTGCAGAGGATCTACGGCACAGCTTTTGCCTCAGACAAAGAGCTCAAAAAGCATCTGACCCGCCTGGAGGAAGCCAGAAAGCGCGATCACCGCAAACTGGGGGCGCAGCTGGATCTTTTCAGTTTCAGCGAAGAGGCCGGTCCGGGAATGCCCATTTTTCATCCCAAAGGGGCGCTTATCCGCACCATTCTCGAGGATTTTGAGCGCAAGGAGCATTTAAGGCGCGGGTATCAGATTGTGCAGGGTCCTCAGATACTGCGCAGGGAGCTCTGGGAAAAGTCCGGGCATTACGATAATTACCGGGAGAACATGTATTTTACGCACATAGATGAGCAGGTCTACGGCGTAAAACCCATGAACTGCCTCTCCCACATGCTTATATACAAATCTAAGCTGCGCAGCTACCGCGACCTGCCTCTGCGTTATTTTGAGCTGGGCCGGGTGCACCGGCATGAAAAGTCCGGCGTTCTGCACGGCCTGCTGCGGGTACGGGAGTTTACCCAGGACGATGCGCATATCCTTTGCCGTCCGGATCAGCTGCAGGACGAGATTACCGGGGTGGTCAATTTTGTCCGGGACGTCATGGGACTTTTCGGGTTTGAGTACGTGGTGGAGGTGAGCACCCGTCCGGAAAAGCACATCGGATCCAGCGAGGCATGGGAGAAATCCACAAGGGCCCTGACCAGCGCCCTGGATGCACTGGATATGCCCTATGAGATAAATCCAGGGGACGGCGCATTCTACGGCCCCAAGATAGATATCAAGCTAAAGGATGCCCTGGACCGCAAATGGCAGTGCGCCACGGTGCAATGCGATTTCACCCTGCCGGAGCGTTTTGACCTGACATATACCGGTGAAGACGGCAGGAAATACAGGCCGGTAATGTTGCATAGAGTGGTCCTTGGTGCTATAGAGCGCTTTCTAGGTGTGCTTATAGAGCACTACGGCGGAGCATTTCCCACATGGCTGGCCCCTGTGCAGGCCCGTATCATGAATATTACCGATGCCCAGGCCGGGTATGTTCATGATTGTGCGGACCGCTTTAGGCAGATGGGTATCCGGGTGGAAGTGGACGACCGTAACGAAAAGCTTGGGTACAAGGTGCGCGAGGCCCAGATGGAAAAGATTCCATACGTGCTGGTGGCCGGAGACCAGGAGGTTCAGGAGTCTGGCCTGAACGTGCGTTTAAGGGGCGGCAAAAACCTGGGGCTTATGAGCATCCAGGAAGTTGCGGATCAGATTTTTCAGGACATGGATGAACCGTTTAAGAAGGGAGGATTGAGTTATAGATACCTCTACTAA